A genomic window from Elusimicrobiota bacterium includes:
- a CDS encoding putative addiction module antidote protein, producing the protein MNKRKLRTYDEFELDYFKKHPKELKNYLETALEEYQKDGDEKAFLASLSVAARLHGGFGKLAKETGLNRENLYRALSKRSDPRFSTIMQVITYLGYSLKIA; encoded by the coding sequence ATGAACAAAAGAAAACTCAGAACATACGATGAGTTCGAGCTGGATTACTTCAAAAAACATCCGAAAGAACTCAAAAATTACCTTGAGACGGCTTTGGAAGAATACCAAAAAGACGGTGATGAAAAAGCATTTCTTGCTTCTCTATCTGTAGCCGCTCGTTTACATGGCGGATTTGGCAAACTTGCAAAAGAGACCGGGCTGAACAGGGAGAATTTATATCGGGCGCTTTCAAAGCGATCCGATCCTCGTTTTTCTACCATAATGCAGGTGATTACCTATTTGGGCTATTCTCTGAAAATCGCATAA
- a CDS encoding type II toxin-antitoxin system RelE/ParE family toxin encodes MNKTTIIYKTKTGKEPFVDWFLSIRDKVTRYRIQARIRRIEYGNYGDHKRFHGLIEIRIDFGKGYRVYCAEDGNVIVILLMGGDKSTQEKDIKLAQELREDYYEQKKTQNIR; translated from the coding sequence ATGAACAAAACGACGATAATCTATAAAACCAAAACTGGCAAAGAACCGTTTGTTGACTGGTTCCTATCAATCAGGGACAAAGTTACACGTTATCGGATTCAGGCAAGAATAAGGCGGATTGAATACGGCAACTACGGAGATCATAAAAGGTTTCATGGGCTTATAGAAATCAGGATTGATTTTGGGAAAGGGTATAGAGTCTATTGCGCTGAAGACGGTAATGTCATTGTGATATTGCTTATGGGCGGAGATAAAAGCACACAGGAAAAAGATATAAAACTGGCGCAAGAACTTAGGGAGGACTACTATGAACAAAAGAAAACTCAGAACATACGATGA